The following are from one region of the Caldisericia bacterium genome:
- a CDS encoding adenosine-specific kinase, which produces MEIKVVKIENPEELNVILGQSHFIKTVEDIHEALITSCPGIKFGLAFNEASGPCLVRYSGNDDELVKLAVKNAKNVGAGHFFIIFLKDAFPINILNKIKMVPEVVRIFAASANPMEVVVYETEQGRAVLGVVDGFSPKGVENEEDIKKRKELLRKFGYKL; this is translated from the coding sequence ATGGAGATAAAGGTTGTAAAGATTGAAAACCCAGAGGAGTTAAATGTTATACTTGGACAATCCCACTTTATAAAAACTGTTGAGGATATACATGAAGCGCTTATCACATCATGCCCAGGAATAAAGTTTGGTCTTGCCTTTAATGAGGCATCTGGTCCATGTCTTGTGAGATACTCAGGAAACGATGATGAACTTGTAAAACTTGCTGTAAAGAATGCGAAAAATGTTGGAGCAGGGCACTTCTTTATAATATTTTTGAAAGATGCATTTCCCATAAATATTCTTAACAAGATCAAAATGGTTCCAGAGGTTGTAAGGATTTTTGCTGCAAGTGCAAACCCAATGGAAGTTGTTGTATATGAGACAGAACAGGGAAGAGCAGTTTTAGGCGTTGTTGATGGTTTTTCTCCAAAGGGTGTTGAGAACGAAGAAGATATAAAGAAGAGAAAAGAGCTTTTAAGAAAATTTGGATACAAACTATGA